In Streptomyces sp. NBC_00414, a single window of DNA contains:
- a CDS encoding ABC transporter ATP-binding protein translates to MSESSATTAVEGHRPDGPEGSPPLLEVRGVTKTFGHGRRRLTALDGVDIQLGRGETLGLVGESGCGKSTLARVLLGLERPDAGTVRFDGTDPFALRGKDLLAWRRRVQMVFQDPFASLNARMSAADLIGEPWRTHRDVVPDAKAREKRVRELLSLVGLRDSDAHRYPDEFSGGQRQRIGIARALALDPDLIVCDEPVSALDLSVQAQVLNVLSELRERLGVAYVFISHDLSVVRYIADRVTVMYLGKVIEHGATEDVFERPQHPYTSALMSAAPVLDASGATGDREIQLKGEIPSPFDIPSGCRFRTRCPHAEDLCATEEPPLFVRETQGAAASHSALCHFPLEAESAWA, encoded by the coding sequence GTGTCTGAGAGCAGCGCCACCACCGCCGTCGAAGGACACCGCCCCGACGGACCGGAGGGGTCCCCGCCCCTGCTGGAGGTCCGGGGCGTCACCAAGACCTTCGGCCACGGCCGCCGCCGGCTGACCGCCCTGGACGGGGTGGACATCCAGCTCGGCCGGGGCGAGACCCTGGGGCTCGTCGGCGAGTCGGGCTGCGGGAAGTCCACCCTCGCCCGGGTGCTGCTCGGCCTGGAACGCCCCGACGCGGGCACCGTACGGTTCGACGGCACCGACCCCTTCGCCCTGCGCGGCAAGGACCTGCTGGCCTGGCGCCGCCGCGTCCAGATGGTCTTCCAGGACCCCTTCGCCTCGCTCAACGCCCGGATGTCGGCCGCCGACCTGATCGGCGAGCCCTGGCGCACCCACCGGGACGTCGTACCGGACGCGAAGGCCCGGGAGAAGCGCGTCCGCGAACTCCTCTCCCTGGTCGGGCTGCGCGACAGCGACGCCCACCGCTACCCCGACGAGTTCTCCGGCGGACAGCGCCAGCGCATCGGCATCGCCCGTGCGCTGGCCCTGGACCCCGATCTCATCGTCTGCGACGAGCCGGTGTCCGCCCTGGACCTGTCGGTCCAGGCCCAGGTCCTGAACGTCCTGTCGGAGCTGCGGGAACGCCTCGGCGTCGCCTACGTGTTCATCTCCCACGACCTGTCCGTGGTGCGGTACATCGCCGACCGGGTGACCGTGATGTACCTGGGCAAGGTCATCGAACACGGCGCCACCGAGGACGTCTTCGAGCGCCCTCAGCACCCGTACACCTCGGCCCTGATGTCGGCCGCGCCGGTCCTGGACGCCTCCGGCGCCACCGGCGACCGGGAGATCCAGCTGAAGGGCGAGATCCCCTCCCCCTTCGACATCCCGTCCGGCTGCCGCTTCCGCACCCGGTGCCCGCATGCCGAGGACCTGTGCGCCACCGAGGAACCACCGCTGTTCGTACGGGAGACGCAGGGGGCGGCGGCCTCCCACTCGGCGCTGTGCCACTTCCCGCTGGAGGCAGAGTCCGCGTGGGCCTGA
- a CDS encoding ABC transporter ATP-binding protein: MTTTAVPSPPTADTSDSPALDVEGLCVDLSTPAGRVRAVDGVSFSVRRGRTLALLGESGCGKSMTALSVVGLLDPAAEVTGGAVRVRGSDTLRMSPAERRKLAGPVLSIVFQDALTALNPVQPVGRQIGEPFRIHRGLSRRQAHEKAIELMTRVGIPEPRQRARSYPHQFSGGMRQRLLIAMAVALDPDVLIADEPTTALDVTVQAQIMRLLRDLQDERDMALVLITHDLAVVAQRADDVVVMYAGTVVENGPVRDVFAAPRHPYTRGLLDSVPEHAVRGRPLPAVPGSPPELSAVPSGCVFQDRCPLVRERCVQERPTLRASGDGRSAACHFSEELARV; encoded by the coding sequence GTGACGACCACCGCCGTGCCCTCACCGCCCACCGCCGACACCTCCGACAGCCCCGCCCTCGACGTCGAGGGGCTGTGCGTCGACCTGAGTACACCCGCAGGGCGGGTACGCGCCGTCGACGGCGTCAGTTTCAGCGTCCGTCGGGGCCGGACCCTCGCCCTCCTCGGCGAGTCGGGCTGCGGCAAGTCGATGACCGCGCTGTCGGTCGTGGGGCTGCTGGACCCCGCGGCCGAGGTGACCGGCGGTGCCGTCCGGGTCAGGGGCAGCGACACCCTGCGGATGAGCCCGGCGGAGCGCCGGAAACTCGCCGGGCCCGTGCTGTCCATCGTCTTCCAGGACGCGCTGACCGCCCTCAACCCGGTACAGCCGGTGGGCCGGCAGATCGGTGAGCCGTTCCGCATCCACCGCGGGCTCTCCCGGCGCCAGGCGCACGAGAAGGCGATCGAGCTGATGACCCGGGTGGGCATCCCCGAGCCGCGGCAGCGGGCCCGCTCCTACCCGCACCAGTTCTCCGGCGGCATGCGGCAGCGGCTGCTGATCGCGATGGCCGTCGCCCTCGACCCCGACGTGCTCATCGCCGACGAACCCACCACCGCCCTCGACGTGACCGTGCAGGCGCAGATCATGCGGCTGCTGCGGGACCTCCAGGACGAGCGGGACATGGCCCTCGTCCTGATCACCCACGACCTGGCCGTGGTCGCCCAGCGGGCGGACGACGTGGTCGTCATGTACGCGGGCACCGTCGTCGAGAACGGGCCGGTGCGCGATGTCTTCGCCGCCCCCCGCCACCCCTACACCCGGGGGCTGCTCGACTCGGTTCCTGAACACGCCGTGCGCGGACGCCCGCTGCCCGCCGTGCCCGGCAGCCCGCCCGAACTGAGCGCGGTGCCGAGCGGATGCGTCTTCCAGGACCGCTGCCCGCTGGTGCGCGAGCGCTGCGTCCAGGAACGGCCGACCCTGCGCGCGTCGGGCGACGGACGCTCGGCCGCCTGCCATTTCTCCGAGGAGCTCGCCCGTGTCTGA
- a CDS encoding ABC transporter permease — protein sequence MPQEGPTTADTAVGTTADKTAAADPAATSAADAAADRRSAPDRASWWRMLGRDRAAAVAAVVLALVALVALVGPLVIGDRAEQQDLDSSLRPPSLGEGVYGLLGTDVLGRSVLARLVDAAATTLSVAVPAVLCSLLIGSALGLWAGYHGGRRESLAMRVADVILSFPSLLIAVVVLYVFSPSALNIVLILAVARIPVYLRTARAEAAELRSRLFVDAARTFGTPGRHIIVRHILPIALPTLLTVATLDFCFVMLTESSLSFLGIGIQPPDVSWGLMVAQGRQYLQTAWWITVLPGLAIVLTTVSATVLAAWVRMATDPAQRWRLTLPTKRRGASAAVPPELIP from the coding sequence ATGCCCCAAGAAGGACCCACCACCGCGGACACCGCCGTGGGCACCACGGCGGACAAGACCGCCGCCGCCGACCCCGCGGCCACCAGCGCTGCCGACGCCGCGGCCGACAGGAGATCCGCGCCCGACCGGGCGAGCTGGTGGCGGATGCTGGGCCGCGACCGCGCGGCGGCCGTCGCGGCCGTCGTCCTCGCCCTGGTCGCCCTCGTGGCGCTCGTCGGCCCGCTCGTCATCGGCGACCGCGCCGAGCAGCAGGACCTGGACTCCTCCCTGCGGCCACCGTCCCTGGGCGAGGGGGTGTACGGGCTGCTCGGCACCGACGTCCTCGGACGCAGCGTGCTGGCCCGGCTGGTCGACGCCGCCGCGACGACCCTGTCCGTGGCCGTCCCGGCCGTGCTGTGCTCGCTGCTGATCGGCTCGGCGCTCGGCCTGTGGGCCGGCTACCACGGGGGCCGCCGCGAGAGCCTCGCCATGCGCGTCGCCGACGTGATCCTCAGCTTCCCCTCACTGCTGATCGCGGTGGTCGTGCTGTACGTGTTCTCGCCGAGCGCGCTGAACATCGTGCTGATCCTCGCCGTGGCCCGCATACCGGTCTATCTGCGCACCGCGCGGGCGGAGGCCGCCGAACTGCGCAGCCGCCTGTTCGTCGACGCTGCCCGCACCTTCGGCACCCCCGGCCGGCACATCATCGTCCGGCACATTCTGCCGATCGCCCTGCCGACGCTGCTGACCGTCGCCACCCTCGACTTCTGCTTCGTCATGCTCACCGAGTCCTCCCTCAGCTTCCTGGGCATCGGCATCCAGCCGCCGGACGTCAGCTGGGGCCTGATGGTCGCCCAGGGCCGGCAGTACCTCCAGACCGCCTGGTGGATCACCGTGCTCCCGGGGCTCGCCATCGTGCTCACGACGGTGTCCGCCACGGTGCTCGCCGCCTGGGTCCGCATGGCCACCGACCCCGCCCAGCGCTGGCGACTGACGCTGCCCACCAAGCGCCGCGGTGCCTCCGCCGCCGTACCTCCGGAGCTGATCCCGTGA
- a CDS encoding ABC transporter permease: protein MFPFLRKRVLSSAIPLFCVVLGVFFLARMTGNPVDLYLPLSATAEQRAEFSAAQGFDLSIPAQLWNYLVDAAHLDFGTSLRTGQSATEMVLDAFPVTLQLAGVTMLLAITGAVLVGSLAAYRPNSLMDRIASLLSMTAASIPDFWFAIMGVLVFGVSLGWLPTSGTLGGPEIWVLPIATLLIRPFGVLVQVVRGSMVGALSAPYIKIARSKGATPQRVIFGHALRNAVTPVLTVAGDLTVGLVNGAVIVETIFGWPGIGKLMIDSILQRDFAVLQAAVLLTAVTIFALNILVDVCHALTDPRVRLAVPA from the coding sequence ATGTTCCCCTTCCTGCGCAAACGCGTACTGTCCAGCGCCATCCCCCTGTTCTGTGTCGTGCTGGGCGTCTTCTTCCTGGCCCGCATGACCGGCAACCCGGTCGACCTCTACCTCCCCCTGAGCGCCACCGCCGAGCAGCGCGCGGAGTTCTCCGCCGCCCAGGGCTTCGACCTGTCGATCCCCGCCCAGCTGTGGAACTACCTCGTCGACGCCGCGCACCTGGACTTCGGCACCTCGCTGCGCACCGGGCAGTCGGCGACCGAGATGGTGCTCGACGCCTTCCCGGTCACTCTGCAGCTCGCCGGCGTGACCATGCTGCTCGCGATCACCGGGGCGGTACTGGTCGGCAGCCTGGCCGCCTACCGCCCCAACTCCCTGATGGACCGCATCGCCAGCCTGCTGTCGATGACGGCCGCCAGCATTCCCGACTTCTGGTTCGCCATCATGGGCGTGCTCGTCTTCGGGGTGAGCCTCGGGTGGCTGCCGACCTCCGGCACCCTCGGCGGACCCGAGATCTGGGTCCTGCCCATCGCCACCCTGCTGATCCGCCCCTTCGGAGTGCTGGTCCAGGTGGTGCGCGGCAGCATGGTCGGCGCGCTCTCCGCGCCCTACATCAAGATCGCCCGCAGCAAGGGCGCCACGCCCCAGCGGGTGATCTTCGGCCACGCCCTGCGCAACGCGGTGACGCCGGTCCTGACCGTGGCGGGCGACCTGACGGTGGGCCTGGTCAACGGCGCGGTGATCGTCGAGACGATCTTCGGCTGGCCCGGCATCGGAAAACTCATGATCGACTCCATCCTCCAGCGCGACTTCGCGGTCCTCCAGGCGGCCGTGCTCCTGACCGCGGTGACGATCTTCGCGCTCAACATCCTGGTCGACGTCTGTCACGCGCTGACCGATCCCCGTGTGCGACTGGCGGTGCCGGCGTGA
- a CDS encoding ABC transporter substrate-binding protein has product MKSPVSSLPPGRRRSRPTTALLLAGTVLVSSGCAVANSAGGDAGQADGRTLRVVLTQEPPTLEPCEASLTSTGVVVRSNITEPLVERDPDSGDLRPLLATGWKQTGPRTWTFDTRSGVTFQNGEPFTAEDAAFSIDRAVNSDLACNVEGYVFGDDDLEVKTSGDNRLTVTTAEPDPILPLRLSFVEIVPRTTSTKAKVRVPIGTGPYAVRSWQAGTAISLSRNDDYWGRAPAFPRARYVWRSDASVRAAMIDKDEAEIAVALDSMEAEKDTTVAYPNNETTALRLDGREAPIDDLRVRRAIDLAVDRQGIIDALLGGLAEPAGQLVPPGVVGHSDAIKPTRQNVAEARALVKEAKADGVPTGRTITLVARNGMFSGVSETAEALQYQMKEIGLSVRVRMADTATQLQYQLRPLPKNVGPIALLIMHGNQAGDAAFTASQYLLSDGPQSTFGTKDLDRRIADAGLLSGEKRQKAFAELLADQNNNVVQYTHIAHMTGLLGLSPSIRYEPNSATGDEMRLAEVGPAEGAKD; this is encoded by the coding sequence ATGAAGTCCCCCGTTTCCTCCCTTCCGCCCGGACGACGGCGGTCCCGCCCGACGACCGCCCTGCTGCTGGCGGGCACGGTGCTGGTGTCCAGTGGCTGTGCCGTGGCCAACAGCGCCGGTGGCGACGCCGGCCAGGCCGACGGCCGCACCCTGCGCGTGGTGCTCACCCAGGAACCACCGACGCTGGAACCCTGTGAAGCCTCACTGACCAGCACCGGCGTCGTCGTCCGGTCCAACATCACCGAGCCGCTCGTCGAACGTGATCCCGACTCCGGCGACCTGCGCCCCCTGCTCGCGACCGGCTGGAAACAGACCGGGCCCCGCACCTGGACCTTCGACACCCGCAGCGGGGTGACCTTCCAGAACGGTGAGCCGTTCACGGCCGAGGACGCCGCCTTCTCGATCGACCGGGCGGTCAACTCCGACCTCGCCTGCAACGTCGAGGGCTATGTCTTCGGCGACGACGACCTCGAAGTGAAGACGTCCGGGGACAACCGGCTGACCGTCACCACCGCGGAGCCCGACCCCATCCTTCCGCTGCGCCTGAGCTTCGTGGAGATCGTGCCGCGCACCACGAGCACCAAGGCCAAGGTGCGCGTCCCGATCGGCACCGGGCCCTACGCCGTGCGCTCGTGGCAGGCCGGCACCGCGATCTCCCTCAGCCGCAACGACGACTACTGGGGCAGGGCTCCCGCCTTCCCACGGGCCCGCTACGTCTGGCGCAGCGACGCCAGTGTCCGGGCCGCCATGATCGACAAGGACGAGGCGGAGATCGCCGTCGCCCTCGACTCGATGGAGGCGGAGAAGGACACGACCGTCGCCTACCCCAACAACGAGACGACCGCGCTGCGGCTGGACGGCCGCGAGGCGCCGATCGACGACCTGCGGGTGCGCCGGGCGATCGACCTGGCCGTGGACCGCCAGGGCATCATCGACGCGCTGCTCGGCGGACTGGCCGAACCGGCGGGCCAGCTCGTCCCGCCAGGAGTGGTCGGACACAGTGACGCGATCAAGCCGACCCGGCAGAACGTGGCCGAGGCCCGGGCCCTGGTGAAGGAGGCGAAGGCCGACGGCGTACCCACCGGCCGCACCATCACCCTGGTCGCCCGCAACGGCATGTTCTCCGGGGTGTCGGAGACCGCGGAGGCCCTGCAGTACCAGATGAAGGAGATCGGGCTGAGCGTCCGGGTGCGCATGGCCGACACCGCCACCCAGCTCCAGTACCAACTGAGGCCGCTACCGAAGAACGTCGGGCCGATCGCCCTGCTGATCATGCACGGCAACCAGGCCGGTGACGCGGCCTTCACCGCCAGTCAGTACCTGCTCAGCGACGGCCCGCAGTCCACGTTCGGCACCAAGGACCTCGACCGGCGCATCGCCGACGCGGGCCTGCTGTCCGGCGAGAAGCGCCAGAAGGCCTTCGCCGAACTGCTCGCCGACCAGAACAACAACGTCGTCCAGTACACCCACATCGCCCACATGACCGGGCTGCTCGGCCTGTCACCGTCCATCCGGTACGAACCGAACTCCGCCACCGGCGACGAAATGCGGCTGGCCGAGGTCGGCCCCGCCGAGGGGGCGAAGGACTGA
- a CDS encoding 2-hydroxyacid dehydrogenase → MSHSATPAPSSPAAPGTLLQVSPLLPALEEALDERYRTVRLHELPDPAAYLREEAGDVVAAVTSARFGVANSLMDALPRLGAIVHFGVGYETTDVAHARARGIDVSNTPDVLTDCVADLAVGGLIDVMRELSAADRYVRAGRWTAAPYPLTTRVSGKRVGILGLGRIGRAVARRLEGFGTDIAYCSRVPVPDVPYRHLSTARELAAECDAVVVTVAGGAGTRGLVSAEVLDALGPRGFLVNVARGSVVDEPALVAAVREGRIAGAALDVFADEPNVPQALLESDRVLLLPHVASGTHETRQAMGDLVLGNVRRFMTEGVLLTPVP, encoded by the coding sequence ATGTCCCACTCCGCCACCCCCGCCCCCAGTAGCCCGGCCGCCCCGGGCACCCTCCTCCAGGTGTCCCCGCTGCTCCCCGCCCTGGAGGAGGCGCTGGACGAGCGTTACCGCACCGTACGCCTGCATGAACTGCCCGACCCCGCGGCCTACCTGCGCGAAGAGGCGGGCGACGTGGTGGCGGCGGTCACCAGCGCGCGGTTCGGCGTCGCCAACTCCCTGATGGACGCGCTGCCCCGGCTCGGCGCGATCGTCCACTTCGGCGTCGGCTACGAGACCACGGACGTGGCCCACGCGCGGGCGCGTGGCATCGACGTCAGCAACACCCCCGACGTGCTCACCGACTGCGTGGCCGACCTCGCCGTCGGCGGTCTGATCGACGTCATGCGCGAACTGTCGGCCGCCGACCGGTACGTCCGGGCCGGCCGGTGGACCGCGGCGCCCTACCCGCTGACCACCAGGGTGAGCGGCAAGCGGGTGGGCATCCTCGGCCTCGGCCGGATCGGCCGGGCCGTCGCTCGACGCCTCGAAGGCTTCGGCACGGACATCGCGTACTGCTCACGGGTCCCGGTGCCCGACGTCCCCTACCGCCACCTGTCCACCGCGCGGGAGCTGGCCGCCGAGTGCGACGCGGTCGTCGTCACGGTCGCGGGCGGGGCGGGCACCCGGGGGCTGGTCTCGGCCGAGGTGCTCGACGCGCTCGGCCCCCGGGGCTTCCTCGTCAACGTCGCGCGCGGGAGCGTCGTCGACGAACCGGCCCTGGTCGCGGCGGTACGGGAGGGGCGGATCGCCGGTGCCGCCCTCGACGTCTTCGCCGACGAACCGAACGTGCCGCAGGCGCTGCTGGAATCGGACCGGGTCCTCCTGCTGCCCCACGTCGCCAGCGGGACGCACGAGACCCGGCAGGCGATGGGTGACCTGGTCCTGGGCAACGTCCGGCGGTTCATGACGGAGGGGGTCCTGCTCACCCCCGTTCCGTAG
- a CDS encoding glucarate dehydratase family protein has translation MTGNAARIADVTVTPVAFKDYPLLNTVGVHEPYALRTIVEMTTESGVTGIGETYGGTVHLERLRRAAEGLIGLDVWNLNDLVARTTRTLGEDTSGGDGMSGMVTGSSAVDRVMSPFDVACLDIQGKLIGRPVSDLLGGAVRPSVPYSAYLFYKWAAHPGQEDDDWGAALDPAGLVDQARRMIDTYGFSSIKLKGGVFPPDEEIAAVRALREAFPDLPLRLDPNAAWSTEASLYVARELDGALQYLEDPTEGLDGMAAVAAGTPTPLATNMCVVSFDDLAPAVARGSVGIVLSDHHFWGGLRRGLQLSAICDTFGLGLSMHSNSHLGISLAAMTHLAAATPRLTYACDTHTPWKQPDEDVVDTEVLRFSEGRVTVPTAPGLGVELDRDALARLHKQYLDCGLRDRDDTGYMRRVDPSFSTKTPRW, from the coding sequence ATGACAGGGAACGCAGCACGCATCGCCGACGTCACCGTGACCCCCGTGGCCTTCAAGGACTACCCACTGCTCAACACGGTCGGGGTGCACGAGCCCTACGCGCTGCGCACGATCGTCGAGATGACCACGGAGTCCGGGGTCACCGGCATCGGTGAGACCTACGGCGGCACGGTCCACCTGGAACGGCTGCGCCGCGCCGCCGAGGGACTGATCGGCCTGGACGTCTGGAACCTCAACGACCTCGTCGCCCGCACCACACGCACCCTGGGCGAGGACACCTCCGGCGGCGACGGCATGTCAGGGATGGTCACCGGCAGCAGCGCCGTGGACCGGGTCATGTCACCGTTCGACGTCGCCTGCCTGGACATCCAGGGCAAGCTGATCGGCCGGCCGGTCAGCGACCTGCTGGGCGGAGCCGTCCGCCCCTCGGTCCCCTACAGCGCCTACCTCTTCTACAAGTGGGCCGCGCATCCCGGGCAGGAGGACGACGACTGGGGCGCCGCCCTCGACCCGGCGGGCCTCGTCGACCAGGCCCGCCGCATGATCGACACGTACGGCTTCTCCTCCATCAAACTCAAGGGCGGTGTCTTCCCGCCCGACGAGGAGATCGCGGCGGTCAGGGCCCTGCGCGAGGCCTTCCCCGACCTGCCGCTGCGCCTCGACCCCAACGCCGCCTGGAGTACGGAGGCCTCGCTGTACGTCGCCCGCGAACTGGACGGAGCCCTGCAGTACCTGGAGGACCCGACCGAGGGCCTCGACGGCATGGCGGCCGTGGCCGCGGGGACCCCGACACCCCTGGCGACCAACATGTGTGTCGTCTCCTTCGACGACCTCGCCCCGGCCGTGGCCCGTGGCTCCGTCGGCATCGTCCTGTCCGACCACCACTTCTGGGGCGGTCTGCGGCGCGGCCTCCAGCTCTCCGCGATCTGCGACACCTTCGGCCTCGGCCTGTCGATGCACTCCAACTCCCACCTCGGCATCAGCCTCGCCGCGATGACCCATCTGGCGGCGGCCACCCCGCGCCTCACCTACGCCTGCGACACGCACACGCCGTGGAAGCAGCCCGACGAGGACGTCGTCGACACCGAGGTGCTGCGCTTCAGCGAGGGCCGCGTCACCGTCCCGACGGCTCCCGGCCTCGGTGTGGAACTGGACCGGGACGCGCTCGCCCGGCTCCACAAGCAGTACCTCGACTGCGGACTGCGCGACCGCGACGACACCGGCTACATGCGCCGCGTCGACCCCTCCTTCTCGACCAAGACCCCCCGGTGGTGA
- a CDS encoding 2-hydroxyacid dehydrogenase: MLNHRILSRFHEPLKARAEGRHTWLESFDWSAARISEAITDVEVFVGSHLPAEDARRAERLRLVHVVGAGYDGIPLDALGPEVSVTTTHHHGRSIAEHVLMSVMMLSRDVLGADRALRAGQWRNVAVDPELPFGTTLEGRRVGIIGFGETGTEVARLCQAVGMRVRAVRRDPAAPVPDDLRTDWIGGNDRLPELLAESDVVVVTVPLGPATRGLIGPAELAAMGPGSLLVNVARGPVVQEEALYEALDSGAIAGAALDVWWSGPPQAPSRLPFHRLPNVLMTPHHSGHTTDTFAARATEIADNINRLEQGRPLVNVVRAATSTAP; encoded by the coding sequence ATGCTCAACCACCGCATCCTGAGCCGCTTCCATGAACCCCTCAAAGCCCGTGCGGAGGGCCGGCACACGTGGCTGGAGTCGTTCGACTGGAGCGCCGCACGGATCTCCGAAGCCATCACCGACGTCGAGGTGTTCGTCGGTTCACACCTGCCCGCCGAGGACGCCCGGCGCGCCGAACGGCTCCGGCTCGTCCACGTAGTCGGCGCCGGATACGACGGCATCCCGCTGGACGCGCTCGGCCCGGAAGTGTCCGTCACGACCACGCACCACCACGGCCGTTCCATCGCCGAGCACGTCCTGATGTCCGTCATGATGCTGTCCCGCGACGTCCTGGGCGCCGACCGCGCACTGCGGGCCGGACAGTGGCGCAACGTGGCCGTCGACCCGGAACTGCCGTTCGGGACGACGCTGGAAGGCCGCCGGGTCGGCATCATCGGTTTCGGCGAGACCGGCACCGAGGTCGCCCGCCTCTGCCAGGCGGTCGGCATGCGGGTGCGTGCCGTGCGGCGCGACCCTGCCGCGCCCGTCCCCGACGACCTGCGGACCGACTGGATCGGCGGCAACGACCGGCTGCCCGAGCTGCTGGCCGAGTCCGACGTCGTGGTGGTCACGGTTCCTCTCGGCCCAGCCACCCGCGGTCTGATCGGCCCCGCCGAACTGGCGGCCATGGGACCGGGAAGCCTGCTGGTCAACGTGGCCCGCGGGCCGGTCGTCCAGGAGGAGGCCCTGTACGAGGCGCTCGACTCCGGGGCCATCGCCGGTGCCGCGCTGGACGTGTGGTGGTCGGGCCCACCGCAGGCGCCGAGCCGGCTGCCGTTCCACCGCCTGCCCAACGTGCTGATGACCCCGCACCACTCGGGCCACACCACCGACACCTTCGCCGCCCGCGCGACGGAGATCGCCGACAACATCAACCGCCTGGAACAGGGACGACCGCTCGTCAACGTCGTGCGCGCGGCCACCTCCACAGCCCCCTGA
- a CDS encoding 5-dehydro-4-deoxyglucarate dehydratase codes for MKTPMLDGVLFFPVTPFTDIGEVDLTVLHQHVAEGTDAGPGGVFVACGTGEFHALDVEEFTAVVRTAVDAVAGRVPVYAGAGGALGLARRFARAAAEAGADGLLLMPPYLVDSPAEGLVSYVRAVAQETSLPVIVYNRGNARFDERMAAEVAQLPTVTGFKDGTGDLDMVARIIPAVRESLSASGKEFQFFNGMPTAEASQLAYRALGVKLYSSAAFAFAPDISLAFHRAVEEDDIRRVDALQQAFFHPLVRLRKRVPGYAVALVKAGVTLEGNKAGPVRPPLVSLGAGEVEELAAIIAEGRAVLAS; via the coding sequence TTGAAGACCCCCATGCTCGATGGCGTCCTCTTTTTCCCCGTCACGCCCTTCACCGATATCGGCGAGGTCGACCTGACCGTCCTGCACCAGCACGTGGCGGAGGGGACCGACGCCGGTCCCGGCGGTGTGTTCGTCGCCTGCGGCACCGGTGAGTTCCACGCCCTGGACGTCGAGGAGTTCACCGCGGTCGTACGCACCGCCGTCGACGCGGTGGCCGGTCGCGTCCCGGTGTACGCCGGGGCCGGAGGCGCGCTCGGGCTGGCCAGGCGCTTCGCCCGGGCCGCCGCCGAGGCCGGCGCGGACGGCCTGCTGCTCATGCCGCCCTACCTGGTCGACTCGCCCGCCGAGGGCCTGGTCTCGTACGTCCGCGCGGTCGCCCAGGAGACCTCCCTGCCGGTGATCGTCTACAACCGGGGGAACGCGCGCTTCGACGAGCGCATGGCTGCGGAAGTGGCCCAACTGCCCACGGTGACAGGCTTCAAGGACGGCACCGGCGACCTCGACATGGTGGCTCGCATCATTCCCGCTGTACGTGAGTCGCTGAGCGCGTCCGGCAAGGAGTTCCAGTTCTTCAACGGCATGCCCACCGCCGAGGCGAGCCAACTGGCCTACCGCGCCCTGGGCGTGAAGCTGTACTCCTCGGCCGCGTTCGCCTTCGCCCCCGACATCTCCCTCGCCTTCCACCGGGCGGTGGAGGAGGACGACATCCGACGGGTCGACGCGCTGCAGCAGGCCTTCTTCCACCCCTTGGTCAGGCTGCGCAAGCGGGTCCCCGGATACGCGGTGGCCCTGGTGAAGGCGGGGGTGACGCTGGAGGGGAACAAGGCGGGTCCGGTCCGCCCGCCGCTGGTGTCCCTCGGCGCGGGCGAGGTCGAGGAACTGGCGGCCATCATCGCCGAGGGGCGCGCCGTACTCGCCTCCTGA
- a CDS encoding MSMEG_1061 family FMN-dependent PPOX-type flavoprotein, with the protein MPHTIDTAGKGPDTVTEEGWVELGSGAELRELMGEPWPVVIEKVHDRLADQDRDIIARSPFCLLATSDSRGNCDVSPRGDTPGFTHVIDSGTLALPDRPGNRRGDSFHNILDNPHAGLLYLIPGSKEVLRVNGRARILTDAPFFDAMTLKGQRPTLALVLEIEEIYLHCPASLRRSGVWNPESWQTG; encoded by the coding sequence TTGCCGCACACGATCGACACCGCCGGAAAAGGGCCGGACACCGTGACCGAGGAGGGCTGGGTCGAGCTGGGGTCGGGCGCCGAACTGCGCGAGCTGATGGGCGAGCCGTGGCCCGTCGTGATCGAGAAGGTGCACGACCGGCTCGCCGACCAGGACCGGGACATCATCGCCCGCTCCCCGTTCTGTCTGCTGGCCACCTCCGACTCGCGCGGCAACTGCGACGTCTCCCCGCGCGGGGACACCCCGGGGTTCACGCACGTCATCGACTCCGGCACGCTCGCGCTGCCCGACCGGCCGGGGAACCGGCGGGGCGACAGTTTCCACAACATCCTCGACAACCCGCACGCCGGCCTGCTGTACCTGATCCCCGGCAGCAAAGAGGTCCTGCGGGTCAACGGCAGAGCCCGCATCCTCACCGACGCCCCGTTCTTCGACGCCATGACGCTGAAGGGCCAGCGCCCCACGCTGGCCCTGGTCCTGGAGATCGAAGAGATATACCTGCACTGCCCGGCGTCGCTGCGGCGCTCGGGAGTGTGGAATCCGGAGTCGTGGCAGACCGGATGA